A genomic window from Oceanispirochaeta sp. M1 includes:
- the cobI gene encoding precorrin-2 C(20)-methyltransferase: protein MAKLYGIGVGVGDPEMLTVKAVKALKESDIVLLPRARTKSSSTAYEIAKSYLRDDIEKVYVDFATVDDDQLREEDRKAYAEVVNRIIEEDKTLAFITIGDPMTLSTFVYVMELLDQDIEVESIPGITSFASICSRLNTPLLMGDERMKVVPLHKDSDISAEVDSAENIVFMKISRNLDELISVLREKGLLDKAVLISNCGKADEKIFYDLSSVRRENISYFSTVLLKKSGVVQWRKFTNL, encoded by the coding sequence GTGGCAAAATTGTATGGAATCGGTGTTGGTGTTGGTGATCCCGAGATGTTGACTGTTAAGGCTGTTAAGGCACTTAAAGAATCGGATATTGTACTCCTGCCCCGGGCCAGAACCAAAAGCAGCAGCACAGCCTATGAAATTGCTAAATCTTATCTGCGTGACGATATTGAAAAAGTTTATGTTGATTTTGCTACTGTAGACGATGATCAGCTGCGAGAAGAGGACCGGAAAGCATATGCTGAGGTGGTCAATCGTATTATCGAAGAGGATAAGACTCTTGCTTTCATAACCATCGGCGATCCCATGACTCTCTCCACCTTCGTGTATGTCATGGAGCTTTTGGATCAGGATATTGAGGTGGAATCTATTCCCGGTATTACCTCTTTTGCTTCGATCTGTTCCCGGCTTAATACCCCTCTGCTGATGGGAGACGAACGTATGAAAGTTGTTCCCCTCCATAAGGACAGTGATATCAGTGCTGAAGTTGATTCAGCAGAGAATATTGTATTTATGAAAATTTCTAGAAATCTGGATGAATTGATATCAGTTCTACGCGAAAAAGGCTTATTGGATAAAGCAGTCCTGATCTCTAACTGCGGTAAAGCAGATGAGAAGATCTTTTACGATCTTTCCAGTGTCAGGCGGGAAAATATATCTTATTTTTCTACAGTATTGCTGAAAAAAAGCGGTGTGGTCCAATGGCGGAAGTTTACAAATCTTTAA
- a CDS encoding nuclear transport factor 2 family protein, with product MEQNLELNKQNAIAFYRTAYMGQAAEAVEKYVGAEYIQHNPLVKNGKDGFIKYFEKMSKEYPEKDIEFVRALSEGNLVALHTHQTWPGNDEYVTMDFFRFDENGKIVEHWDSMQQIPEETECGNTMY from the coding sequence ATGGAACAGAACTTAGAATTAAACAAGCAGAATGCCATAGCTTTTTATCGGACTGCATATATGGGACAAGCTGCTGAAGCCGTTGAGAAATATGTAGGGGCTGAATATATTCAGCACAATCCTTTAGTCAAAAATGGTAAGGATGGCTTTATCAAATACTTCGAAAAGATGTCAAAAGAGTATCCTGAAAAGGATATTGAGTTTGTGAGAGCCCTGTCAGAGGGGAATCTGGTTGCTCTTCATACCCATCAGACCTGGCCGGGAAATGATGAATATGTCACCATGGATTTCTTCCGCTTTGATGAAAATGGAAAAATTGTAGAGCATTGGGACTCAATGCAGCAGATCCCGGAAGAAACGGAATGCGGCAATACCATGTATTAG
- a CDS encoding PAS domain-containing sensor histidine kinase has translation MTAEKRTLFYKISISLIFGLFGFYSNFHTIIFQFGEFTIAILFGLIFPLLITLSWGWKYGLFSALAGGCQSMWWLWGPSNGYAVFFAVPPFTLWILWHGFLSDLRNKTDSYSWKLNLYLMEIPFRVLSSLIILTASRWAISMNPPPWSWAINSVNSIPLEFSIFVAVKQASIAFILLLIAEVLLNINPVRFFFRLEPLVDQKRTRYVASLSLLIGCLYWILDSFYYTFIVNDQRSFIDYFVRDIPESNLFTRIVFILFCLGFGTAMSRILRKQKCDELELQKAKEDAVHREDFLRFLFQTLPDLVWVKDINGKYISINKRVEDLFGLKELQIIGKTDDELIDKETAEIFNEQDRQVIESEKLSVFETNLTFKSDGHQELSETIKSPMYDNTGNFMGVIGIGRDISLRTSLQKQLIQAQKMESIGRLAGGVAHDFNNMITVILGVSEMVMSDLPERDPLIENMKSIKNAAERSGKLTGQLLAFARQQTISLKVINLNNAVDDILKLLRRLIGENISLEWFPVNNLWKVKADSAQIDQILANLCVNAGDAITSNGRISITTENIIFDAEYCSSHEGITPGDYVMISVSDTGSGMSRSDQEHIFEPFYTTKQVGKGTGLGLATVYGIVKQHQGFINVYSEIGRGSTFKLYFPRYIGKDKGEEIPEAHRRSYKGKEKILLVEDEEAIQRLLKTQLESLGYQVMSFSNSLEAIQQSEREGDIDLLISDVILPDLNGREVFHAVQKIHPRIKCLFISGYTADIIAEQGILDEGLFFLSKPFSKSALAEKVRVILEKDDLKHIP, from the coding sequence GTGACCGCAGAAAAAAGAACTTTATTCTACAAAATATCTATCTCTCTGATTTTCGGTCTATTTGGTTTTTACTCTAATTTCCATACAATTATTTTTCAATTTGGTGAATTCACCATAGCTATCTTGTTCGGACTGATTTTTCCCCTGTTGATAACATTGAGCTGGGGATGGAAATACGGTCTGTTCTCGGCACTTGCCGGGGGATGTCAAAGCATGTGGTGGTTATGGGGACCTTCAAACGGATATGCGGTCTTTTTTGCCGTACCGCCTTTTACTCTCTGGATACTATGGCATGGATTTTTATCTGATTTAAGGAATAAAACTGATAGTTATTCATGGAAGTTAAATCTGTATCTTATGGAAATTCCTTTCAGGGTATTGAGTTCTCTGATCATATTAACTGCAAGTAGATGGGCCATCTCTATGAATCCTCCTCCCTGGTCCTGGGCTATTAATTCGGTTAATTCAATTCCCTTGGAGTTTTCGATATTTGTTGCTGTAAAGCAGGCTTCCATAGCTTTCATTCTATTGCTGATTGCCGAGGTCCTTTTGAATATCAACCCGGTAAGATTCTTTTTCAGGCTGGAACCCCTGGTTGATCAAAAAAGAACCCGTTACGTCGCAAGTTTGTCGTTACTTATAGGGTGCCTTTATTGGATTCTTGACAGTTTTTACTACACATTCATAGTAAATGATCAGCGCTCATTTATTGATTACTTTGTCCGTGATATTCCTGAATCTAATTTATTTACACGGATTGTCTTTATTCTTTTCTGTCTTGGATTTGGAACAGCCATGTCAAGAATATTGAGAAAACAGAAGTGTGATGAGCTGGAGCTGCAGAAAGCTAAAGAAGATGCAGTGCATAGAGAAGATTTTTTAAGATTTCTGTTTCAAACCCTGCCCGATCTTGTCTGGGTTAAAGATATTAATGGAAAATATATCTCAATCAATAAAAGGGTCGAAGATTTATTTGGATTGAAAGAATTACAAATAATCGGAAAAACAGATGATGAACTGATAGATAAAGAAACAGCCGAAATTTTTAATGAACAGGATCGTCAAGTCATTGAGAGTGAAAAGCTGTCTGTATTTGAAACTAACCTGACCTTTAAATCTGACGGTCATCAGGAACTCAGTGAAACTATAAAATCACCCATGTATGATAATACGGGCAATTTCATGGGCGTAATAGGCATAGGCCGGGACATATCTCTTCGAACCAGTCTTCAAAAACAACTCATACAGGCCCAAAAAATGGAATCAATCGGACGCCTTGCCGGTGGTGTGGCCCATGATTTTAATAATATGATTACCGTGATCCTTGGTGTTTCCGAAATGGTAATGAGTGATCTTCCTGAGAGAGATCCACTGATTGAAAACATGAAATCAATAAAAAATGCTGCCGAGCGTTCTGGAAAACTTACAGGACAACTTCTTGCTTTTGCCCGTCAGCAAACAATCTCACTTAAGGTTATTAATTTAAACAATGCTGTGGATGATATTCTGAAATTACTCAGACGGCTGATTGGGGAAAATATCAGTCTGGAATGGTTTCCTGTGAACAATTTGTGGAAGGTTAAAGCAGATTCGGCTCAGATTGATCAAATCCTGGCAAATCTCTGTGTTAATGCCGGGGACGCAATTACCAGTAATGGGAGAATTTCTATCACAACGGAGAATATTATATTTGATGCTGAGTATTGCAGTTCCCATGAAGGTATTACTCCGGGTGATTATGTAATGATATCGGTAAGTGATACCGGAAGCGGTATGTCCCGGAGTGATCAGGAACACATCTTTGAGCCTTTTTATACAACAAAGCAAGTTGGAAAAGGGACCGGCCTCGGATTGGCAACGGTGTACGGCATAGTGAAGCAGCATCAGGGTTTTATCAATGTTTACAGCGAGATTGGAAGAGGCAGTACTTTTAAATTGTATTTTCCCAGGTATATCGGCAAGGATAAGGGTGAAGAAATACCTGAAGCCCATAGACGGTCTTATAAGGGTAAAGAAAAAATACTGCTTGTAGAAGATGAAGAAGCAATTCAAAGGCTCTTAAAAACTCAGCTTGAGTCATTAGGATACCAGGTGATGTCTTTCTCTAATTCACTGGAAGCCATTCAACAAAGTGAGCGGGAAGGGGACATTGATTTACTTATTTCCGATGTTATCTTGCCTGACCTGAACGGAAGGGAAGTATTTCACGCAGTTCAGAAGATCCATCCCCGTATTAAATGTCTCTTTATATCAGGATACACAGCCGATATCATTGCAGAACAAGGTATTCTTGATGAAGGACTTTTCTTTCTCAGCAAACCCTTTTCCAAGAGTGCACTGGCAGAAAAAGTCCGGGTAATACTGGAAAAAGACGATCTCAAACATATCCCATGA
- a CDS encoding transporter substrate-binding domain-containing protein, with amino-acid sequence MKKMTAVLIAVSLLLLAGCSEKSENTLRVGMDLRFFPFTGMDSKAEPSGVEIDIARALGEFLEKDVEIVNTSFSMLIPALQSEEIDIIIGSMSVSEEREKTVDFSDPYLFDRIVALVNKEYADAHGVDDFMEVETFFSYKEAQFIGITGSVAVSIPQSYGFEVQSVTTDAVAEREIATGGADILVGAYTLYGMHDTNKESTIMYKKSIESASTAMAVKEGNTELLHKVNKFISQMESSGLNDRLRKDWDAEIGKKLFDHNITLDYYLSLD; translated from the coding sequence ATGAAAAAAATGACAGCTGTACTGATTGCTGTATCCCTACTGTTGCTGGCAGGCTGCAGTGAGAAGTCTGAAAATACATTGAGAGTAGGGATGGATCTGAGATTCTTCCCCTTTACCGGGATGGATTCCAAAGCTGAGCCTTCAGGCGTGGAAATAGATATTGCACGGGCTCTGGGAGAGTTCCTGGAAAAGGATGTTGAAATCGTCAATACGTCGTTTTCCATGCTTATTCCTGCACTGCAGAGTGAAGAAATCGATATCATCATCGGCTCTATGTCTGTTTCAGAGGAGAGGGAAAAAACTGTAGATTTTTCTGATCCCTATCTTTTTGACAGGATTGTAGCCTTAGTAAATAAGGAATATGCAGATGCCCATGGGGTGGATGATTTCATGGAAGTTGAAACATTCTTCAGCTATAAAGAGGCACAATTTATAGGTATCACCGGTTCAGTTGCCGTCTCTATTCCCCAATCCTATGGATTTGAAGTTCAAAGTGTTACAACAGATGCGGTGGCAGAGCGTGAGATCGCAACTGGCGGGGCAGATATTCTTGTCGGTGCTTATACTCTTTACGGTATGCATGACACGAATAAAGAATCAACAATCATGTATAAAAAATCCATTGAATCAGCTTCTACTGCTATGGCAGTGAAAGAGGGTAATACAGAGCTTCTTCATAAGGTTAATAAGTTTATCAGTCAGATGGAATCAAGCGGCTTGAATGACCGGCTCCGAAAAGATTGGGATGCGGAAATCGGAAAGAAACTCTTTGATCATAATATTACCCTTGATTATTATCTCAGCCTGGACTGA
- a CDS encoding amino acid ABC transporter permease produces the protein MKVPKLVQIALAVMLYVALFLFIITQLADVLDFSTLFESRSRLLKGALLTLGLSLASLVSSMILGFLIFLMTESVNVFLKTTAGIYKEIIMGTPLLVLVFVVVYIIGVALGIHNKMMLGFLALTLYMSPYMTNIFDGAYKSISRNQFMVMDFYGFNLYQKYRYIILPQMIRPLIPGLINNLSAIIKGTSILSTIAIADIFYTTQVLSNNSYRYIEGYFVLWMVYLLITIPLSMLAKYLSRQEIY, from the coding sequence ATGAAAGTACCGAAACTGGTTCAAATCGCACTGGCAGTGATGCTTTATGTTGCACTATTTCTGTTTATCATCACACAGCTTGCAGATGTCCTGGATTTTTCAACATTGTTTGAAAGCCGAAGCAGGCTTCTTAAGGGGGCACTTCTTACACTCGGCCTCAGTCTTGCATCTCTTGTAAGCAGTATGATTCTTGGATTCCTGATTTTTCTTATGACCGAGTCAGTTAATGTTTTTCTAAAAACAACTGCCGGAATATATAAGGAGATTATTATGGGGACACCCCTTCTTGTGCTTGTTTTTGTAGTGGTCTATATAATCGGAGTAGCCCTTGGCATACATAATAAGATGATGCTTGGGTTTCTTGCTCTGACCCTTTATATGAGTCCTTATATGACCAATATATTCGACGGAGCTTACAAGTCCATAAGCCGGAATCAGTTTATGGTGATGGATTTTTATGGATTTAATCTGTATCAGAAATATCGATATATCATCCTGCCTCAGATGATACGGCCCCTTATTCCGGGATTGATCAATAACCTCTCCGCTATTATCAAGGGAACGTCAATTTTGAGTACCATAGCTATTGCAGATATTTTTTATACAACACAGGTTTTATCCAATAACAGCTACCGTTATATCGAAGGATATTTTGTATTGTGGATGGTGTATCTGCTTATCACTATTCCCCTTTCCATGCTGGCTAAATACTTGTCCAGACAGGAAATATACTAA